In Providencia rettgeri, the following proteins share a genomic window:
- a CDS encoding sugar transporter codes for MTQVSRKTAWIRVIALAVAAFVFNTTEFVPVALLSDIAKSFDMTVAHTGLMITIYAWVVALMSLPLMLLTSKIERRKLLGFLFVIFIISHIISGFAWSFDILIAGRIGVALSHAVFWSITASLAIRVAPAGKKAQALGLLATGTALATVLGLPLGRVVGQFLGWRATFLGIGVIALFTMVVLIRFLPRLPSEHSGSLKSLPMLFQRPALVGMFALTVLAVTAHFTAYSYIEPFVREVALQSQNFATLLLLIFGGAGIVGSVIFSRYSSKFSLSFLPAAIAFMTICLLLLMPLGRDVWSLVMLSVFWGMAMMCIGLGMQVKVIDLSPDATDLAMSIFSGIFNIGIGAGALLGNQVIVHMGMTQIGYIGGVIGLIAFALCVYLFKRYSVTLSDKTGTAVNQ; via the coding sequence ATGACGCAAGTTTCTAGAAAAACAGCTTGGATCCGTGTAATAGCATTAGCGGTTGCTGCATTTGTTTTTAACACAACAGAGTTTGTGCCTGTTGCATTACTCAGTGATATTGCAAAAAGCTTTGATATGACGGTCGCACATACTGGTTTGATGATAACAATCTACGCGTGGGTTGTGGCTTTGATGTCGCTACCTCTAATGTTATTAACCAGTAAAATAGAGCGTCGTAAATTATTAGGCTTCTTATTTGTTATCTTTATTATTAGCCATATTATTTCTGGTTTTGCATGGAGTTTTGATATTTTAATTGCAGGACGTATTGGTGTGGCTTTATCTCATGCGGTATTTTGGTCAATTACGGCATCGTTGGCTATTCGGGTTGCTCCCGCAGGTAAAAAAGCTCAAGCGCTTGGATTATTAGCGACGGGGACTGCATTAGCGACAGTATTGGGTCTTCCCCTTGGCAGAGTGGTGGGGCAATTCTTGGGTTGGCGAGCGACATTTTTAGGTATCGGTGTTATTGCATTGTTCACTATGGTTGTGTTGATCCGTTTTTTACCTCGTTTACCAAGTGAACATTCTGGCTCGCTAAAAAGTTTGCCTATGTTATTTCAACGACCGGCACTCGTTGGCATGTTTGCATTAACAGTGTTAGCAGTGACGGCGCACTTTACGGCTTACAGTTATATTGAGCCTTTTGTTCGAGAGGTTGCATTACAGAGCCAAAACTTTGCCACTTTACTCCTGCTAATTTTTGGTGGAGCCGGTATTGTTGGTAGCGTCATATTTAGCCGCTATAGCAGCAAATTTTCATTATCTTTTTTACCCGCAGCAATCGCATTTATGACGATTTGCTTATTATTGCTGATGCCATTAGGTAGAGATGTTTGGTCTTTGGTGATGTTATCCGTATTCTGGGGAATGGCAATGATGTGCATTGGTTTAGGAATGCAAGTTAAGGTGATTGATTTATCTCCAGATGCCACCGACTTGGCAATGTCAATTTTTTCTGGAATTTTCAACATTGGTATTGGCGCTGGAGCACTGTTAGGTAATCAAGTTATTGTCCATATGGGGATGACCCAGATTGGTTATATTGGTGGTGTGATTGGTCTTATCGCCTTCGCGTTATGTGTCTATTTGTTCAAGCGTTATAGTGTTACCCTCAGCGATAAAACAGGTACCGCTGTAAATCAGTAA
- a CDS encoding DUF2594 family protein: MKTHFPTEPNVNTLADEVTCLKNLLTHMLKAIGQADAGKILIKMQREIAQMEDEKQAETYKNTLEQIKTGYRQ, encoded by the coding sequence ATGAAAACCCATTTTCCTACTGAACCTAACGTTAATACTTTAGCGGATGAAGTTACTTGTCTAAAAAATTTGCTGACGCATATGCTAAAAGCTATTGGTCAGGCTGATGCAGGTAAAATTTTAATCAAGATGCAACGTGAAATTGCACAAATGGAAGACGAAAAACAGGCAGAAACCTATAAAAACACGTTAGAACAAATAAAAACAGGCTATCGCCAATAG
- a CDS encoding alanine/glycine:cation symporter family protein, whose translation MDLITTWLSELNGVVWGVPMLVGILGVGIYMQIRLAFLPIRKIGTGFKLLFQKNESRGEGQISPFNALMTALSATIGTGNIAGVATAVVMGGPGALFWMWMTALVGMATKYSEAVLAVRFREVDKYGQYIGGPMYYIKNGLGPKWIWLGALFAFFGACASFGIGNTVQANSVADVLESNFGVHKWLTAGALVLLVGAVLIGGLRRISDVAGKLVPFMTVAYFGAGIIVLGIYFTEIPAALSLVVTSAFNPVAAQGGFAGAAVWAAIRFGVARGVFSNEAGLGSAPIAHAAAKTQNPIRQGLIAMLGTFIDTIIVCSVTGLTIIITGGWLTSETGATLTASSFQTAIPGGNYIVAIALAVFAFTTILGWSFYGEKCVQYLFGLRAIKPYRVLWLIALPVGATQSLDFVWLLADTLNAMMAIPNLIALLLLSPVVYRLTRDHIKDVNADSIDMAKQLYDNKS comes from the coding sequence ATGGATTTGATAACGACGTGGTTAAGTGAACTAAATGGTGTGGTGTGGGGAGTACCAATGCTTGTTGGGATCTTAGGCGTTGGTATTTATATGCAAATTCGACTTGCATTCCTACCGATAAGGAAAATTGGAACAGGTTTTAAGTTATTGTTTCAAAAGAATGAATCACGAGGTGAGGGACAAATATCACCTTTTAATGCATTAATGACTGCGTTATCGGCAACGATTGGTACGGGGAATATTGCCGGGGTTGCAACTGCGGTTGTCATGGGAGGACCTGGCGCGTTGTTTTGGATGTGGATGACGGCATTGGTGGGGATGGCAACAAAATACTCTGAGGCGGTGTTAGCTGTCCGTTTTCGTGAAGTCGATAAATATGGCCAGTATATTGGTGGCCCAATGTACTATATTAAAAATGGATTAGGCCCTAAATGGATTTGGCTGGGAGCACTGTTTGCCTTCTTCGGTGCATGTGCCAGTTTTGGTATCGGCAATACGGTACAAGCGAACTCAGTGGCTGATGTACTAGAAAGTAACTTTGGTGTGCATAAATGGTTGACCGCAGGGGCTTTAGTTTTATTAGTTGGTGCGGTATTGATTGGTGGGCTGCGACGTATTTCTGATGTTGCAGGAAAACTTGTCCCATTTATGACTGTTGCCTATTTTGGCGCAGGCATCATTGTGCTTGGTATTTATTTTACTGAGATCCCTGCGGCACTTTCTTTGGTTGTTACCTCGGCTTTTAACCCTGTTGCTGCTCAAGGTGGGTTTGCGGGTGCGGCTGTATGGGCTGCAATACGTTTTGGGGTTGCGCGAGGCGTGTTTTCCAATGAAGCGGGTTTGGGAAGTGCACCTATCGCCCACGCTGCTGCAAAAACACAAAATCCTATTCGCCAAGGGCTTATTGCGATGTTAGGGACATTCATTGACACTATCATTGTATGTTCTGTCACGGGATTAACCATCATTATTACTGGTGGTTGGCTGACCAGTGAAACTGGCGCGACATTAACTGCATCATCATTCCAAACAGCCATTCCTGGTGGAAATTACATTGTTGCTATTGCATTAGCCGTATTTGCATTTACTACCATTTTAGGGTGGAGTTTCTATGGTGAAAAATGTGTGCAATATTTATTTGGATTGCGAGCAATAAAGCCGTACCGAGTTTTATGGTTGATAGCTTTACCAGTTGGGGCAACGCAATCGCTTGATTTTGTTTGGTTATTGGCGGATACACTAAATGCAATGATGGCGATCCCTAATTTGATTGCTCTGTTACTTTTAAGCCCTGTTGTTTACCGGTTAACACGTGACCATATAAAAGATGTGAACGCAGATAGCATTGATATGGCAAAACAGTTGTACGACAATAAATCATAA